Proteins encoded together in one Oenanthe melanoleuca isolate GR-GAL-2019-014 chromosome 7, OMel1.0, whole genome shotgun sequence window:
- the MBD5 gene encoding methyl-CpG-binding domain protein 5 encodes MNGGKECDGGDTDGGPPAVQVPVGWQRRVDQSGVLYISPSGSLLSCLEQVKTYLLTDGTCKCGLECPLVLPKVFNFDPGAAVKQRTAEDVKADEDVTKLCIHKRKIIAVATLHKSMEAPHPSLVLTSPGGGTSATPVVPTRAATPRSMRNKSHEGITNSVMPECKTPFKLMMGASNAMGRLYVQEMTGSQQAELHPAYPRQRLGSSELGQKSPYRGSHGGMPSPASSGSQIYGDGSISPRTDPLGSPDVFTRSNPSFHGAPNSSPIHVSRTPLSPPSVMLHGSPIQSSCAMAGRTNIPLSPTLTTKSPVMKKPLCNFSASMEIPRAMFHHKPPQGPPPPPPPPSCALQKKPLPSEKDPLGILDPIPSKPANQNPVIINPTTFHSSAHSQVPVMNVSMPPAVVPLPSNLPLPTVKPAHLNHGAHLQRVQHSAATSLSPSPVTSPVHMMAPAIARIEASPQRSRSSSTSSDHGNFLLPPVGPQAACGGIKVPPRSPRSTIGSPRPSMPSSPSTKHEGLGQYKDIPNPLIAGMSNVLNPPNNAVFPAASAGSGSLKSQPGLLGMPLNQILNQHNAASFPASSLLSAAAKAQLANQNKLAGNNNSSSSNSGAVASGGSTEGHSTLNPMFPPAANVLLPTTEGQSGRAALRDKLMAQQKDPLRKRKQPTTTVLSLLRQSQLDSSGLPKAASDLIRKPSPSSFPISSMSQLLQSMSCQSSHGSSNSSSGCGGSSSALPCPGPQLQLAEPPLGPGSVLPPGLPLRGEGLPCPNPGPSFGPGAAPAPSNHLAGLLNQMQASGGCGMLPQAGMALGNSFHPSPAQARLQAPPTPGIPNSIGSSCSQSSPEAGALGPASIAIAGTSQAAITKTTSVLQDGVIVTTAAGTPLQQGQLPMGGEFPFSGHEHSLHFPQNSSSNNNLPHPLNQNLLNSLPLSLNQQHLLNQNLLNILQPSAGEGKSEVNLNPLGFLNPNVSAALAFLSGDVDGQVLQPVHFQLLAALLQNQAQAAAMLPVPSFNLTISELLQQQNPPAAPEPPEPLLPAPVPGFGGSDSSAPLLLPAGPAAPALMALNPQLLGGVLGSGSHPEVAIATSSQATATTTTTSSAVAALSVSVSMAETLLNISSAAPGPPKLSNSSVVPQLLNPLLGTGLLGEMSSLNTTLNNHQLSHLQSLLNNNQMFPSNQQQQQQQQQQQQQQQQQQQQQQQQHLLQGYQNVQGFQGQPQIPGPANNPNPMACLFQNFQVRMQEDAAALSKRMITPMGMAPAAESSSALLPPFQEPPCELQPRAEAALGQQAKDNPNPSAGAGDASVDAIYKAVVDAASKGVPVVISTAGSSCAQPSPLPALSAMSAFTASIGDPLSLNLNLNLNPPGAAHEGRGRGARGARGPKSAEHGKGEGDGYECYKAATCNTPKKQWEGEQSPGGDISRWKCEEFLEHSAHLHGSPCHERPNNVSALPLLQGEQHQALLAQRNCQSEKALEENFRYNNYKRTMMSFKERLENTVERCAHINGNRPQPNRAFGELLNTSKQDLILEEQSPSSSNSLESSLVKDYIHYNGDFNAKSINGCVPSPSDAKSISSEEDLRNPESPSSHELIHYRPRTFNVGDLVWGQIKGLTSWPGKLGREEEVHNSCQQNAEEGKVEPEKLKTLTEGLEAFSRARKRNRKSGKLNNHLEAAIHEAMSELDKMSGNVHQIPQGDRQVKPPKLKRRKISR; translated from the exons atgaatGGTGGGAAGGAGTGTGACGGAGGGGACACGGATGGAGGGCCACCAGCAGTGCAAGTTCCCGTTGGTTGGCAGCGGAGGGTGGACCAAAGTGGAGTTCTCTACATCAG TCCCAGTGGGTCTTTATTATCCTGTTTGGAGCAGGTGAAGACTTACTTGCTGACTGATGGAACGTGCAAGTGTGGCCTAGAATGTCCTCTTGTTCTTCCCAAG GTCTTTAATTTtgatcctggagctgctgtgaagCAGAGAACTGCTGAAGATGTTAAAGCGGACGAAGATGTCACCAAACTATGCattcacaaaaggaaaattattgcTGTGGCTACACTTCATAAAAGCATGGAAGCACCACATCCTTCACTGGTTCTAACTAGTCCTGGTGGTGGAACAA GTGCAACGCCGGTAGTTCCCACTCGAGCAGCAACCCCGAGGTCGATGAGGAATAAATCACATGAAGGAATTACAAATTCTGTGATGCCGGAATGTAAGACTCCTTTCAAGCTGATGATGGGGGCATCTAATGCCATGGGTAGGCTTTATGTGCAAGAAATGACTGGAAGCCAGCAAGCAGAGCTCCACCCTGCCTATCCCAGGCAGAGATTGGGGAGCAGTGAGCTGGGCCAGAAGTCTCCGTACCGCGGCAGCCACGGGGGGATGCCCAGCCCGGCCTCCTCGGGCTCACAGATCTACGGGGACGGCTCCATCTCCCCCAGGACTGACCCTCTGGGGAGCCCTGATGTGTTCACCAGGAGCAATCCCAGTTTCCATGGAGCACCCAACTCCAGTCCCATCCACGTGAGCAGGACGCCGCTGTCCCCGCCGTCGGTCATGCTCCACGGCTCTCCCATACAGTCATCCTGTGCAATGGCTGGAAGGACTAACATACCTCTGTCCCCCACCCTGACCACCAAGAGCCCAGTCATGAAAAAACCCCTGTGTAACTTTTCAGCTAGTATGGAAATACCACGAGCAATGTTCCACCATAAACCCCCCCAAGGCCCTCCCCCacctcctccacctccttccTGCGCTCTTCAGAAAAAGCCATTACCATCCGAGAAGGATCCTCTTGGCATCCTGGACCCCATTCCCAGCAAGCCGGCCAACCAGAACCCCGTGATCATCAACCCCACCACTTTCCACTCCAGTGCCCACTCTCAGGTACCCGTGATGAATGTAAGCATGCCCCCCGCCgtggtgcccctgcccagcaaCCTGCCCCTGCCCACCGTCAAACCCGCCCACCTCAACCACGGCGCTCACCTCCAAAGGGTTCAGCACTCGGctgccacctccctgtccccgtcGCCGGTGACGTCCCCCGTTCACATGATGGCGCCTGCCATCGCCAGGATCGAGGCTTCTCCCCAAAGATCGCGCTCTTCTTCCACCTCCTCCGATCACGGCAacttcctgctgcctccagtgGGGCCGCAGGCGGCCTGCGGTGGGATCAAAGTCCCTCCCCGGTCCCCGCGGTCAACCATCGGCTCACCGAGGCCGTCCATGCCATCCAGCCCTTCCACCAAGCACGAGGGACTCGGTCAGTACAAGGACATCCCTAACCCGTTAATTGCTGGAATGAGTAATGTGTTAAATCCTCCAAACAACGCCGTTTTCCCCGCTGCATCGGCCGGAAGCGGTTCCCTGAAGAGTCAGCCTGGTTTGCTGGGAATGCCTTTAAATCAGATCTTGAACCAGCACAACGCTGCCTCTTTTCCAGCGAGCAGTTTactctcagcagcagccaaagcacAGCTAGCAAATCAAAATAAACTTGCTGGTAACAACAATAGCAGCAGTAGCAATTCTGGAGCCGTTGCCAGCGGCGGCAGCACCGAAGGACACAGCACTTTAAATCCCAtgttccctcctgctgccaacGTGCTCCTCCCCACCACGGAGGGGCAGAGCGGCCgggcagcactgagagataaacTGATGGCTCAGCAAAAGGATCCTCTGAGGAAAAGGAAGCAGCCGACCACCACGGTGCTGAGCTTGCTGAGACAGTCCCAGTTGGACAGCTCTGGGCTTCCCAAAGCTGCCTCTGATTTGATAAGAAAGCCAAGTCCAAGCTCCTTCCCCATCAGCTCCATGTCGCAGCTCCTGCAGTCCATGAGCTGTCAGAGCTCCCACGGCAGCAGCAATAGTTCCTCGGGCTGCGGGGGCTCCAGCAgcgccctgccctgccccggcccccagctgcagctggcagagcccccCCTGGGCCCTGGCAGCGTGCTGCCCCCGGGGCTGCCCCTGCGCGGggaggggctgccctgccccaaCCCCGGCCCCAGCTTCGGCCCCggcgccgccccggcccccTCCAACCACCTGGCCGGGCTGCTCAACCAGATGCAGGCcagtgggggctgtgggatgctcCCCCAGGCAGGAATGGCCTTAGGGAACTccttccatcccagcccagcccaggccaggctccAGGCACCCCCCACGCCCGGGATCCCCAACAGCATcggcagcagctgcagccagagcagccctgaagcAG GGGCTTTGGGCCCGGCATCAATAGCCATCGCTGGCACCAGCCAAGCTGCCATTACCAAGACCACATCTGTGCTCCAGGACGGTGTCATTGTCACCACTGCAGCTGGGacccctctgcagcagggccagctgccCATGGGGGGCGAGTTCCCCTTCTCTGGCCACGAACACTCGCTCCACTTCCCGCAGAACAGCTCTTCAAACAACAACCTGCCACATCCTCTGAATCAGAACCTCCTCAACtccctgcctctctctctgAATCAGCAGCACCTCCTCAACCAGAATCTCTTAAACATCCTCCAGCCTTCAGCAGGAGAAGGCAAGTCTGAGGTGAACCTCAACCCTTTAGGTTTTCTGAACCCGAATGTCAGCGCTGCTTTGGCATTCCTGTCCGGCGACGTGGACgggcaggtgctgcagcccgtgcacttccagctgctggcagccctgctgcagaaccaggcccaggcagctgccatgCTCCCCGTGCCATCCTTCAACCTCACCATCtcggagctgctgcagcagcagaacccccccgctgcccccgagccccccgagcccctgCTGCCCGCCCCCGTGCCCGGCTTCGGGGGCTCCGACTCCTcggccccgctgctgctgcccgccggccccgccgcccccgcgctgATGGCGCTCAACCCGCAGCTGCTGGGGGGCGTGCTGGGCTCGGGCAGCCACCCTGAGGTGGCCATTGCCACCTCCTCTCAGgccactgccaccaccaccaccacctcctcGGCCGTGGCCGCGCTCTCGGTCTCGGTGTCCATGGCGGAGACGCTGCTCAACATCTCCAGCGCCGCACCGGGGCCGCCCAAACTCAGCAACAGCTCCGTGGTGCCACAGCTCCTGAAccctctgctgggcacaggcCTGCTGG GGGAAATGTCATCTCTGAACACTACTCTGAACAACCATCAGCTCAGCCATCTGCAGTCACTCCTCAACAACAATCAGATGTTTCCTtcaaatcagcagcagcagcagcagcaacagcagcagcagcaacagcagcagcagcagcagcagcagcagcagcagcagcaccttctccAGGGCTACCAGAACGTGCAGGGCTTTCAAGGCCAGCCCCAAATTCCTGGCCCAGCCAACAACCCAAACCCCATGGCGTGTCTGTTCCAGAACTTCCAg GTGAGGATGCAGGAAGACGCCGCCGCCCTCAGCAAGAGGATGATCACGCCGATGGGAATGGCGCCGGCCGCCGAGAGCTCCAGCGCTCTGCTGCCCCCCTTCCAGGAGCCCCCCTGCGAGCTGCAGCCGAGAGCTGAGgcagccctgggccagcaggCCAAGGACAACCCCAACCCCAGCGCCGGCGCCGGCGACGCCTCGGTGGACGCCATCTACAAGGCGGTGGTGGACGCCGCCAGCAAGGGCGTGCCGGTGGTGATCAGCACGGCCGGCTCCAGCTGCGCGCAGCCGAGCCCCCTCCCCGCCCTGAGTGCCATGAGTGCCTTCACAGCCTCCATCGGGGACCCCCTGAGCCTGAACCTGAACCTGAACCTGAacccgcccggcgccgcccaCGAGGGGCGCGGCCGCGGCGCCCGCGGCGCGCGGGGCCCCAAGAGCGCCGAGCACGGCAAGGGCGAGGGCGACGGCTACGAGTGTTACAAAGCAGCCACCTGTAACACGCCCAAGAAGCAGtgggagggggagcagagccccgGGGGGGACATCAGCAGGTGGAAATGCGAGGAGTTCCTGGAGCACTCGGCCCATCTCCACGGCAGCCCGTGCCACGAGAGGCCCAACAACGTCtcggcgctgccgctgctgcagggggagcagcaCCAGGCCCTGCTGGCCCAGCGGAACTGTCAGAGCGAGAAAGCGCTGGAGGAGAATTTCAGGTATAACAATTACAAAAGAACTATGATGAGCTTCAAGGAAAGACTGGAGAACACTGTGGAACGATGTGCACACATCAACGGGAACCGCCCGCAGCCCAACAGGGCCTTCGGGGAGTTGCTCAACACTTCCAAACAAGACCTGATCCTGGAAGAGCaatctcccagctcctccaatAGCTTGGAGAGCTCCTTAGTGAAAGACTACATCCATTACAATGGAGATTTTAATGCCAAAAGCATTAATGGCTGCGTGCCCAGCCCCTCGGATGCTAAGAGCATCAGCAGCGAGGAGGATCTGCGGAACCCCGAGTCGCCCTCGTCCCACGAGCTCATCCACTACAGGCCCAGGACGTTTAACGTGGGCGACTTGGTCTGGGGCCAGATCAAAGGACTGACCTCCTGGCCTGGCAAACTTGGCAGAGAAGAAGAGGTTCACAATTCCTGCCAACAGAACGCTGAGGAGGGGAAG